The genomic segment CCGGAACACCCTGACGGCGTCGCGCAGGCGGCACCAGGCCACCAGATACCACCATCCGCTCCGCCCGCCGACGAACGCCCCGGGCTCCACCTCCCTGGTCGTCAGCACACCGTGCGCGTCGCTGTACCGGATGCGCAGGACGACGCTCCGGAGCAGGGCCTCCTCGATCACCCTGCCGATCGACCCGGTGTATCGGGACTCCGGCTTGTCCTCGGTGAGGATCTGCACGCGGGCGGCCAGCTGCCGGGCCCGCTCCCCCTCGGGACCGGGCATGGCGGCGACGAGCTTGCGCAGCGCGCTGCGCGCGTCGTCGGCGAAGGGCTGCTGTTCTGTACGGCTGAGGGCGATCGCCACCGCCACGGCCTCGGCGGGGGTGAAGTTGAGCGGGGGCAGGGACATGCTCTTGTCCAGCGCGTAGCCTCCCCGCCGCCCGACCTCCGCGTAGATGGGCACGCCGGCCTGCTGCAGCGCGGAGATGTCCCGCTCGATGGTCCGCGAACTCACCTCGAAGCGCAGGGCGAGCTCACGCGCGGACCGGCAGCGCGGGGAGATCGCCCGCAGGTCCTCGACGATCGCGTAGAGCCGGTCGGTACGGTTCACGCCGCAGAGGGTAGGCCACCGCACCGACAATTCTCGCTGACCCGTTCGAGTGACGCGCGTTCCCGCAGGCCACGGCGGGAGCGGCAGGAGCCGGAGCGCATGCCGCGGCGGCGGGCGCCGGATGTCCGTCAGCCGCCGACGGCCTCGGCGAGTTCGGCCAGGCGGTCGCGGCCCGGCTCGGGGAACCGCTCGTCCAGGACCTCCGCCCAGGAGATCCGGTCGAGCCGGAAGACGCGCACGTCGTCGCGCAGCCGGCACCAGGCCACCAGGTACCAGTGGCCGCCCCTGCCGCCGAGGCAGATGCTCGGCTCGACGTCCCTGACGGTGGGCACGCCCTTGCTGTTGGCGTATTCCAGGCGCAGCACGTGCCGCCCGCGCAACGCCGTGTCGATGGCGCGCTTCACCGAGTCGGGGCCCGCGAGCGCGTACCCGCCCTGGTCGAGCCGGATCGGGACCCCGGCCTCCCGGAGCTTCGCGACGTCGCGCACGACGGTGCTCCTGCTGACCCCGAGGCGCGAGGCGAGCTCGCGCGCCGACAGGCACCCGCCGGATTCCAGCTCCTTCACCAGCGCGTCGCGGCGTTTCATGATTCGACGCTACGTCGATCAGTCCGGCGAAACCCGCCTAACACACCTCACTCGGACGCCACAGCACTATCACCCCAAGGGCGCAGGAGTCCCCCAGGGACGGGTGTTGCGGATGCGCTCGGGCGGTATCCCGCACAGGGCCGCGCGCTCACACCCGAACCGCTGCCAGTCGAGCTGGCCCGGCGCGTGGGCGTCGGAGTCGACGGCGAACTCGCAGCCCATCTCGTACGCCAGCCGCATCAGGCGCTTGGGCGGGTCGAGCCGGTCGGGCCGGGAATTGATCTCCACCGCGACCCCGAACCTCCGGCACGCCTCGAAGACGATCTCGGCGTCGAACCGGGACTCCGGCCGCCCTCGTCCGCGTACGACGCGGCCGG from the Microbispora sp. ZYX-F-249 genome contains:
- a CDS encoding helix-turn-helix transcriptional regulator; this encodes MNRTDRLYAIVEDLRAISPRCRSARELALRFEVSSRTIERDISALQQAGVPIYAEVGRRGGYALDKSMSLPPLNFTPAEAVAVAIALSRTEQQPFADDARSALRKLVAAMPGPEGERARQLAARVQILTEDKPESRYTGSIGRVIEEALLRSVVLRIRYSDAHGVLTTREVEPGAFVGGRSGWWYLVAWCRLRDAVRVFRLDRIAEAVLTEEPVPGRPLEAFDADVPDMIARTPALD
- a CDS encoding helix-turn-helix transcriptional regulator, which encodes MKRRDALVKELESGGCLSARELASRLGVSRSTVVRDVAKLREAGVPIRLDQGGYALAGPDSVKRAIDTALRGRHVLRLEYANSKGVPTVRDVEPSICLGGRGGHWYLVAWCRLRDDVRVFRLDRISWAEVLDERFPEPGRDRLAELAEAVGG